The segment CCAGGCCAGCCTCTGGGGGGACGGTGGGCTCTGGCACATTGCAGCCAGTCCCCTTCCAGCAGCTGGGGAAGCGGGGTGTGCGCATGTGTgtttgcatttgtgtgtgtgtcaggtgTGAGCGTGTGCGTATGCATGTATGTACACGTAGTGGGAGGCTGAGGGCTGCTCTGCAGGCAGTGAGGTCTGGGATGTCCACCCCTGCTGGCTGAGGCAGGTCAGGGTGTCTGTGGGGTGCTGGGGTCCGGGGTTGCTGCACTGGGTGGGTGATGAGGGGCTATGGCATTTGGTGGAGGGCCTGAGGTGTAGGACCGTGGGTCCTGCTAGGGCTGCAGGCCTTTAGGGAGTGGGGTGCCCCCCTGGCCACAGTACCAGCAGCTTGACCAGCTCCGCCTTGTGCATGGGCTGCAGGCCGTCTATGCAGGACTTGAACTCGGTTACCGCTGCCTTGGCTCTGCGCTGATGTCGTACTTGCCCAGGGGCCCCTCATGGAGCTCCTCTGCGGATCCCACCAGCAGCGCTTGCAGGAAGTCGATGAAAACCTCGTTGTTGTCCTCCCCCGTGGCCAGCCCTGGGTTGGGGTGAGATGAGGCCAGGCCAGGACTCCTTCCAGCTCCACCCCCAGACCTCCCACCTCTAACCTCAGCGCTCTCCATACCTTCCCCATCAATGTCCACCTCACGTGCCCCAGATCTTCCTCCAAAACATCCCCCAGCTCCACATGCCCTCAGACCCCTCCCGTCACCTTAACCTCAGCTGCCTCTTTCCGCCCTGGGTTCCCTAGCGTCACTGAGGAAGGAAAGCCAAGCCTCTGACTCAGTGGGAATTTCCCCTCCGTGTGAGGTTGGCTGACCTGGAGCTTGGATCGGGGTCAGGGtcagcctgggctgggctgggttgGTGACATTGGGCTTGGTGGTGAcacaggggctgggagagaggttgagctgggctgggcttggGGTAGGGTTGCCTGGGGACTGGGGTCGCTGTGTTCTGTGATGGAGGTGGGTTGGGGTGCCTGGGAAGGTGGGTGCCAATCACTGCGGGGCCCAGTGCCTGGATTTCTAGCTTCCCACGTTCCCGCCcatttcccccagccccagccccccgAATGTGCTGGAAGCAGCTGTCAGCGCACAGACTCAGCACAGGTGCAGAGCAAGGTGGGTGCCAC is part of the Physeter macrocephalus isolate SW-GA unplaced genomic scaffold, ASM283717v5 random_1483, whole genome shotgun sequence genome and harbors:
- the SCGB1C1 gene encoding LOW QUALITY PROTEIN: secretoglobin family 1C member 1 (The sequence of the model RefSeq protein was modified relative to this genomic sequence to represent the inferred CDS: inserted 1 base in 1 codon); this translates as MKGSGALLLVAPTLLCTCAESVRLATGEDNNEVFIDFLQALLVGSAEELHEGPLGKYDISAXAKAAVTEFKSCIDGLQPMHKAELVKLLVLWPGGHPTP